The genomic DNA CTCCGACTTGTTCGACCTGGGGGCTCATAAGTCGGCGATGATTGGTATCTTTCTAGCGATCCTAGAGTTGGCAAGGCATTACGGTGTGTCGACCCGGCAGGAAGCCGGCGGCATTGATATCGTAGTCACCCGAGGTGAACGGTTCGAGACGGAGCTGAATGTAAGCGAGGTCGACAACTACGACGCCAGCGCCGTCGATGAAACGAACTTGCCCATTAAAAAGTCGTCTTGAGAGAGTTGATGTTCGAAAATATTCCGTTGCGGAAGTGTCAGCACGCCGGACTAACCATCGAAGGCTATTCGCGCGCCGCCGTGCAAACGTGTTGGCGCATCCCCGAACTGAAGTGTGGTTTTGATCTCGGCGTGCAGCCCTGGGACTTCATGGGAACGCCGACTTGGTTTGTCAGCCATACCCACCTGGATCACATCGCCGCGCTTGCTGTCTACGTCTCCCGCCGGCGGATGATGAAGATGGATCCGCCGGTGATCTATCTGCCAGCCAATTCGATCGATCACTGCCTGGCGATGCTTCGCAGCTTTACCCGCTTGGACAAAGGGGCGATGCCGTGCGAACTGCTACCGGCCGAGCCGGGGGACGAAATCGAACTCTCTCGCGAACTTGTCGTCAACGTCTTCCCGACCCGCCACACGATCACCTCGGTCGGTTATATGGTCAGCGAGCGGAGGAAGAAGTTAAAAGAAGAGTTTCAGGGACTGCAGGGGACCGAGATTCGCGATCTCCGCATGAAAGGCGTCGAGGTCTCGCACGAGACGCGGATGCCGATCCTCGCCTACACCGG from Rosistilla oblonga includes the following:
- a CDS encoding MBL fold metallo-hydrolase, which encodes MFENIPLRKCQHAGLTIEGYSRAAVQTCWRIPELKCGFDLGVQPWDFMGTPTWFVSHTHLDHIAALAVYVSRRRMMKMDPPVIYLPANSIDHCLAMLRSFTRLDKGAMPCELLPAEPGDEIELSRELVVNVFPTRHTITSVGYMVSERRKKLKEEFQGLQGTEIRDLRMKGVEVSHETRMPILAYTGDTQPRGLDDNPEVFDCKILIAEMTFIAPDHRKEKIHKHGHMHLDDWVARKDRFNNELIIASHFSTRYSDQQIRRMVEKKLPGLLGGRLNLWL